Proteins co-encoded in one Micropterus dolomieu isolate WLL.071019.BEF.003 ecotype Adirondacks linkage group LG19, ASM2129224v1, whole genome shotgun sequence genomic window:
- the tlr1 gene encoding toll-like receptor 1, translating into MRPVTAALWAAAMLVGFQLSASFTDSIVDRSSQNLSLVPRDLPQTVEFLDISCNHIQQLYHGDFKNTTLLRFLNISWNSLEEIDSETFLDTPLLEDLDLSHNRLKNLSGQRYLFHTENLLALNLSCNKFLTMTLGGEFSSLVKLEKLALGAKNISTGDFKNIAQVKLRTLTLSMEDALVYEAGSLKDVHAQRLQIAFTRNQIIDHDLFADALSLFVEVELMNLTGGYKDLSEQLRERAKIHTSHLDLSNITIDWPDLTHFVNVVLCTSLTSLSASDVALNKLPYIDTNVTKTCKMQSFSARRVVVKSFFFSQEAVYNFFINLPVESFAIFETPMIHMTCPRSQSPILQLDFSFCALSDSIFSRVEAQKTVECETLDNVRKLILVGNNLKSLHMLSERVQHMKSLQHLDLSLNSLVYDGLEECVWPPNITNMILSSNGLTGSVFKCLPIGTETLDLQNNQVSVVPSSILKLENLSSLNLNANRLRDLPVCNGFPVLIELQLKSNSLHAPSVNKLESCPNLKTLDVSYNPFICTCALRSFISLGIKSEKSNGIELLNWPTDYSCSYPEADRNSTLKNIWILEITCNAGLLAAIILCPTVIVITAVVTLCHQLDVLWYISMILQWTRAKRRARMRQVRPEDLVGIEFHAFVSYSQHDADWVHNSLLSNLEGPTGGLRICHHEKNFVPGKTIIENIITCVEKSRRSMFVLSAHFVKSEWCHYELYFASHQHLSRDSDSIVLVLLEPLPLYLIPSKYYQLKSIMGRHTYLEYPQDRAKHRFFWANLRAALQADLPNAPAAELEE; encoded by the coding sequence ATGAGGCCTGTGACTGCTGCCCTCTGGGCGGCAGCCATGTTGGTGGGATTCCAGCTGAGTGCTTCATTCACTGATAGCATCGTGGACCGCTCATCCCAAAACCTCTCCTTAGTCCCAAGAGACCTGCCTCAGACGGTTGAGTTTTTAGACATTTCATGCAACCACATACAGCAACTTTACCATGGAGACTTCAAGAACACCACTCTCCTGAGGTTCCTCAACATTTCATGGAATAGTTTGGAGGAGATTGACTCGGAGACGTTCCTCGACACACCCCTCCTGGAGGATCTGGACCTGTCACACAACCGACTGAAGAACCTTTCCGGTCAGCGTTACCTGTTCCACACAGAGAACCTTTTGGCACTAAATTTGAGCTGCAACAAGTTTCTCACAATGACACTGGGGGGTGAGTTCAGCTCCCTGGTAAAACTAGAGAAATTAGCACTTGGTGCAAAAAACATCAGTACAGGTGATTTCAAGAATATTGCTCAAGTGAAACTACGCACACTGACCCTTTCCATGGAGGATGCACTGGTTTACGAAGCAGGTAGCCTTAAGGATGTTCATGCTCAAAGGCTTCAGATAGCCTTCACTAGAAATCAAATAATAGACCATGATCTGTTTGCTGATGCTCTGTCACTCTTTGTTGAAGTGGAGTTGATGAATTTGACTGGAGGCTACAAAGACCTAAGTGAGCagttgagagagagagccaaAATCCACACATCTCATCTTGATCTCAGCAACATAACAATCGACTGGCCAGATTTAACTCACTTTGTAAACGTGGTTCTGTGTACATCTCTTACCAGTCTGAGCGCCTCTGATGTGGCCCTCAACAAGTTGCCTTATATAGACACTAATGTGACCAAGACATGTAAAATGCAGTCCTTTTCAGCTAGAAGGGTAGTGGTGAagtctttcttcttttcacaGGAGGCTGTATACAACTTTTTTATCAACCTGCCAGTGGAGAGTTTTGCAATCTTCGAGACTCCAATGATACACATGACATGCCCAAGGTCGCAGAGTCCTATCCTCCAGCTGGACTTCTCCTTTTGTGCTCTATCTGACTCCATATTCTCCAGAGTGGAGGCTCAGAAGACTGTTGAATGTGAGACTCTGGATAACGTGAGGAAACTGATTCTCGTAGGCAACAATCTAAAGAGCCTTCATATGCTGAGTGAACGCGTGCAACACATGAAGTCCCTGCAACATCTGGACCTCAGCCTCAACTCCCTAGTTTATGATGGTCTGGAAGAATGTGTCTGGCCACCAAACATCACCAACATGATTCTGTCTTCTAATGGTCTGACAGGCTCAGTTTTTAAATGTCTACCAATAGGAACAGAGACACTGGACCTCCAGAACAACCAGGTTTCTGTAGTGCCATCATCCATCTTAAAACTGGAAAACCTTTCATCACTGAATCTAAATGCTAACAGGCTGCGGGACCTGCCAGTATGTAATGGTTTCCCCGTACTGATTGAGCTTCAGCTCAAGTCAAACTCCCTCCACGCCCCGTCAGTGAACAAGCTGGAAAGCTGCCCCAATCTGAAAACTCTGGATGTCAGTTACAACCCCTTCATCTGCACCTGCGCTCTGAGGAGTTTCATAAGTCTTGGCATCAAGTCTGAAAAGAGCAATGGAATTGAATTGCTGAACTGGCCAACGGACTATTCCTGCTCATACCCTGAGGCCGACAGAAACTCCACCTTGAAAAACATCTGGATCCTAGAGATCACCTGTAACGCTGGCCTTCTAGCTGCCATCATCTTGTGCCCAACAGTGATAGTGATCACCGCAGTTGTGACGCTGTGCCATCAATTGGATGTTCTCTGGTATATCAGCATGATCTTGCAGTGGACCAGAGCCAAACGCCGTGCCAGAATGCGACAAGTTCGACCCGAAGATCTGGTCGGTATCGAGTTTCACGCTTTTGTTTCTTACAGCCAGCATGACGCAGACTGGGTGCACAATTCCCTCCTCTCCAACCTTGAAGGCCCTACAGGAGGGCTCCGAATCTGCCATCATGAGAAAAACTTTGTGCCGGGAAAGACAATTATTGAGAACATCATCACATGTGTTGAGAAAAGCCGACGCTCCATGTTTGTGCTCTCTGCTCACTTTGTCAAGAGCGAGTGGTGCCATTACGAGCTGTACTTTGCCAGCCACCAACACCTTTCTCGGGACTCGGACAGCATTGTGCTGGTGCTGCTCGAGCCTCTGCCTCTATACCTGATCCCATCCAAGTACTACCAGCTGAAGTCCATAATGGGTCGGCACACATATTTGGAGTATCCTCAGGACAGGGCCAAGCACAGGTTTTTCTGGGCCAACCTCAGGGCTGCCCTACAGGCAGACCTGCCAAATGCACCAGCCGCAGAACTAGAGGAGTGA
- the ube2ka gene encoding ubiquitin-conjugating enzyme E2Ka (UBC1 homolog, yeast), whose protein sequence is MANIAVQRIKREFKEVLKSEETSKNQIKVDLVDENFTELKGEIAGPPDTPYEGGRYQLEIKIPETYPFNPPKVRFITKIWHPNISSVTGAICLDILKDQWAAAMTLRTVLLSLQALLAAAEPDDPQDAVVANQYKQNPEMFKQTARLWSHVYAGAPVSSPEYTRKIDKLCAMGFEKNAVIVALSSKSWDVETATELLLSN, encoded by the exons ATGGCCAACATCGCAGTTCAGAGGATAAAACGGGAATTCAAGGAGGTGCTCAAAAGTGAAGAG ACGAGCAAAAACCAGATAAAGGTGGATCTGGTGGATGAGAACTTCACAGAACTTAAGGGGGAGATAGCAGGGCCACCTGACACACCATATGAAG GGGGTAGATATCAACTAGAAATTAAAATTCCAGAGACGTATCCATTCAATCCACCCAAG GTGCGGTTTATCACGAAGATCTGGCATCCCAACATCAGCTCAGTCACAGGTGCAATATGTCTGGACATTCTCAAAGACCAGTG GGCAGCAGCGATGACACTGAGGACGGTCCTCCTGTCGCTACAGGCCTTATTGGCAGCTGCAGAACCAGATGATCCACAAGACGCAGTGGTAGCCAATCAG TACAAGCAGAACCCAGAGATGTTCAAACAGACAGCGAGGCTCTGGTCTCATGTCTATGCAGGCGCTCCCGTCTCCAGTCCGGAGTACACACGCAAAATAGACAAACTCTGTGCCATGGGCTTTGAAAAA AATGCAGTAATAGTGGCGTTGTCGTCGAAATCCTGGGACGTGGAGACAGCGACAGAGCTACTGCTCAGTAACTGA
- the ints10 gene encoding integrator complex subunit 10 — MSAQKDCEFLVKRARELVSDDPCAAKAWLITARTLYPADFNIQYEMYIIERNAERTASAGRLLYDMFINFPDQPIVWREISVITAALRSDSQDKHAQFLRGLFETLPGRVQCEMLLKATEQCFNTLEKAEMLLLLLKRFPESVVQHGVNLGETLLEAEASENVETPVNCFRKLFVCDVLPLVINNMDMRLPASLMQKYMLKAAEFYIGYVTRGPSPDVQIQGSQEGGSLKSPSISRGSQRYVIDGLSEKSSVVAEPWERLLDILAVVGARCEWQGDKGQRSYVDMLQRVKELCRYLPGLEGDTRSRCCSQVVICTALVLFRSAFLYVSAVQPALFQGVNALSSGPWILVEDLSSVYNDVEVERGALKHAHKKRKLADGREKTMSSDDEEGLGKGRGRHILVNKTEMLGWSETLESFRTARESWDLLHSHDGLETEFKKICASWKTDSWLWFRIFLSDMIIYQGQYRKALSSLHQMAVVQQPQPEQQSPSGQASLEHHRALIQQASCHYALGEYRMACEKLLDVVSGLVPPNQEPTKNPEDQGRVKTKTRKGNDLRLLPCTSKAVLPFCLQLMLACFKLRAFTDSRDDLSLGHVVVLLQHDWPQGEMLFLKAVEKICQQGSFQYENFFNYVTNIDMLEEFAYLRTPEGGRIQLELLPNQGMLIKHHTVTRGITKGVKEDFRLAMERQVSRCGENLFTVLHRFCINEKIIIIQSLP; from the exons ATGTCAGCGCAAAAAGACTGTGAGTTTTTGGTGAAAAGAGCCCGGGAGCTGGTCTCTGATGATCCCTGTGCGGCCAAAGCCTGGCTCATAACTGCCAGGACCCTTTACCCTGCAGATTTCAATATACAG TATGAAATGTACATAATTGAACGCAACGCAGAGAGGACCGCTTCAGCAGGGAGACTGCTGTATGACAT GTTTATAAACTTTCCAGATCAGCCCATTGTTTGGCGGGAGATCAGTGTCATCACAGCCGCCCTGCGCAGTGACTCACAGGACAAACATGCACAGTTTCTACGAG GCCTTTTTGAGACACTGCCTGGCCGTGTGCAGTGTGAGATGCTACTGAAAGCCACAGAGCAGTGTTTCAACACTTTAGAGAAGGCGGAGATGCTGCTCCTCCTTCTTAAGCGCTTTCCAGAGTCTGTGGTTCAACACGGG GTCAATCTAGGAGAAACATTGCTAGAGGCAGAGGCATCAGAGAATGTGGAGACTCCTGTCAACTGCTTCAGAAAACTTTTTG TGTGTGATGTCCTTCCTTTGGTCATAAACAACATGGACATGCGCTTGCCGGCCAGCCTCATGCAGAAGTACATGCTGAAAGCAGCTGAATTCTACATCGGCTATGTGACCCGTGGACCCTCACCTGATGTACAGATACAGG GCTCTCAAGAAGGTGGGTCTCTGAAGTCCCCCAGCATTTCCCGTGGCTCTCAGCGATACGTGATTGACGGCCTGTCGGAAAAGTCGTCAGTGGTAGCCGAACCTTGGGAGAGGCTGTTGGATATCCTTGCTGTGGTCGGGGCACGCTGCGAGTGGCAGGGAGACAAGGGACAGAg GAGTTATGTGGACATGCTGCAAAGAGTGAAGGAGCTGTGTCGCTACCTGCCTGGTCTTGAAGGAGACACAAGGTCCCGCTGCTGCAGTCAAGTGGTCATCTGTACTGCGCTCGTCCTCTTCCGCAGCGCCTTCCTTTACGTCTCAGCTGTACAGCCGGCTCTGTTCCAGG GTGTGAATGCGTTGAGCTCGGGGCCGTGGATCCTGGTAGAGGATTTGAGCTCGGTGTATAATGATGTGGAGGTGGAAAGAGGAGCATTGaaacatgcacataaaaaaCGCAAACTGGCAGACGGTAGAGAGAAGACGATG AGCTCAGATGATGAGGAGGGGTTGGGAAAAGGTCGCGGTCGGCACATTTTAGTGAACAAGACTGAGATGCTCGGCTGGTCTGAGACTCTGGAGAGCTTCCGCACAGCGAGGGAAAGCTGGGATCTTCTTCACTCACATGATGGCCTGGAAACTG AGTTCAAGAAGATCTGTGCCTCTTGGAAGACGGACAGCTGGCTGTGGTTCAGAATATTCCTGTCCGACATGATCATATACCAG GGACAGTACCGTAAGGCCCTCTCCAGCCTGCACCAGATGGCTGTAGTACAGCAGCCTCAGCCTGAACAGCAGAGCCCCTCAGGTCAGGCCAGTCTGGAGCACCACAGGGCCCTCATACAGCAGGCCTCCTGCCACTATGCGCTGGGAGAGTACAGG ATGGCCTGTGAGAAGCTGCTTGATGTTGTCAGCGGGCTGGTGCCCCCGAACCAAGAACCAACAAAAAACCCAGAGGATCAGGGTAGAGTCAAGACAAAAACGAGGAAAG GTAATGACCTGAGGTTGCTTCCCTGCACCAGCAAAGCTGTGTTACCTTTCTGTCTCCAGCTGATGCTGGCCTGCTTTAAG CTCCGTGCCTTCACAGACAGTCGTGACGACCTGTCCCTCGGTCATGTGGTGGTGCTCCTGCAGCATGACTGGCCACAGGGTGAAATGCTGTTTTTAAAGGCAGTGGAGAAAATCTGCCAGCAAGGCAGTTTTCAGTATGAGAATTTCTTCAACTATGTCACCA ATATTGACATGCTGGAGGAGTTTGCATACCTGCGCACTCCTGAGGGAGGGAGGATTCAACTGGAGCTGCTGCCCAATCAGGGCATGTTGATCAA acaccACACAGTGACTCGTGGGATCACCAAAGGAGTGAAGGAAGATTTCCGTCTGGCCATGGAGAGGCAGGTGTCGCGCTGTGGAGAGAACTTGTTCACTGTGCTTCACCGCTTCTGCATCAACGAgaaaatcatcatcatccagtCCCTTCCTTGA
- the klb gene encoding beta-klotho: protein MLNHPSTFIGQCLLLSLLLVCCLNKAACSPGEGRKTWQQPRPDPIIKDQAFLHDAFPSGFLWGSGTSAFQTEGAWDQEGKGPSIWDHFTHSNVSANLATDTANVASDSYSRWEEDVEALEYLGVRSYSFSLSWPRLFPDGNARGQPNAAAVEHYGRLIKRLLEKKIEPVVTLYHWDLPQVLQERYGGWKNDTLVGLFEEYAAFCFHTFGNHVKYWLTMHNPYLVAVQGYGTGVHAPGETGGPAGSLIVAHNLIRAHAKAWHTYNTFFRPTQKGKVSIVLGSHWVEPQRGQATATNVELCQQSIEAVLGWFANPIFGDGDYPVSLKIKHGALLPTFSPEEKLWVQATADFFALSFGPNNLRLGRGLVQYGQTVAPDLRRVLGWIKLEYGDPRVLVAEGGWFSEESVGKEDTVAIYLMKRFINQVLQAIKFDGVQVFGYSAWSLVDGFEWNYGFTIRRGLFYIDFSQPNRTRRPKTTAQYYRRVVADSGFPRDETSREIKGRFPCNFHWGMADSTLQVHFYPFSPQFTDPHLYSWNLTGDGSLRPVPGVMFHTSRAQCTDYLAIRGHLRLFASTGASHYRFALNWSLILPQGDLSNVNTEALRYYRCVLTELKKLDLQAVVILYYPTHRAPNLGMPKPLHASGGWLNYSTVEAFQEYAALCYQQLGPWVPYWITINEPNRLVDVYSSGEETHHAAHNLLLAHAKAWRLYEREHSSQQRALVSLALHADWAEPANPFLDSHTAAAQRFLLFELGRFLDPLLGTRYEEKHNKGDYPQEMKAYLKERARVTGLPGSPLPSFTETEKEELRGTLSFIALNHFTTRLVSPYPHMQAYFRQKQPPDHGCLILSDPTWPFSSLRQALVPWGLRKTLNWVSQRYGEALPIIITAIGVDDQAPVEDKLRQHFLRSYLQEALKARQLDGVNLQGFYMWKLQDRHVPQFGLFTSTHHKSKAKASIGVYREIITCGGFPEDNTMQTCRLSVLHEPCSVCAWMFKNIAMLVFGSCLLITAAMFAALVIFVTVTKRNQKRGRGRGMNRMSRRRGREGVPGCSCPPVKY, encoded by the exons ATGCTGAACCATCCGTCAACTTTCATTGGTCAGTGCCTCTTACTCTCCCTCCTGTTGGTGTGTTGTTTGAACAAGGCAGCCTGTTCGCCTGGGGAGGGCAGGAAGACTTGGCAGCAACCCAGGCCGGACCCCATCATCAAAGACCAGGCTTTCCTTCATGACGCCTTCCCTTCAGGATTCCTTTGGGGTTCGGGGACCTCTGCCTTCCAGACAGAGGGAGCCTGGGATCAGGAGGGGAAAGGCCCATCCATCTGGGACCATTTCACCCACTCCAATGTCAGTGCTAATTTGGCAACCGATACTGCCAATGTGGCCAGTGACAGCTACTCTCGCTGGGAAGAAGATGTGGAGGCACTGGAGTATCTAGGTGTACGATcttactctttctctctctcctggccCCGACTCTTTCCTGATGGGAATGCCAGGGGTCAGCCCAATGCAGCTGCTGTGGAGCACTACGGCCGCCTAATAAAGAGGCTTCTGGAAAAGAAAATCGAGCCGGTTGTCACTCTCTATCACTGGGACCTGCCACAAGTCCTACAGGAGCGATATGGAGGCTGGAAAAATGACACACTAGTGGGACTGTTTGAGGAGTATGCTGCATTTTGTTTCCACACATTTGGGAACCACGTTAAGTACTGGCTCACAATGCACAATCCATACCTGGTGGCTGTGCAGGGGTACGGGACAGGTGTGCACGCTCCTGGAGAAACAGGGGGTCCTGCTGGCTCTCTCATTGTGGCCCACAACCTGATCAGG GCACACGCGAAAGCATGGCACACCTACAACACCTTTTTCCGTCCAACTCAGAAGGGTAAGGTATCCATTGTTTTGGGATCCCACTGGGTTGAGCCTCAAAGAGGCCAAGCCACAGCTACTAATGTTGAGCTCTGCCAGCAGTCAATAGAGGCTGTTCTTGGCTGGTTTGCCAACCCCATTTTTGGTGATGGGGACTACCCAGTCTCTTTAAAAATCAAGCATGGTGCCCTTCTGCCCACGTTCTCTCCTGAGGAGAAGCTCTGGGTGCAGGCAACAGCTGACTTTTTTGCTCTGTCTTTCGGGCCTAACAACCTCCGTCTGGGCCGGGGCCTGGTCCAGTATGGACAGACGGTGGCCCCAGACCTGAGGCGCGTACTGGGCTGGATAAAGCTGGAGTATGGGGACCCAAGGGTGCTGGTGGCTGAGGGAGGCTGGTTTTCTGAAGAAAGTGTGGGAAAGGAGGACACTGTAGCCATTTACCTTATGAAGAGATTTATCAACCAGGTCCTGCAAG ctaTCAAGTTTGATGGTGTGCAGGTGTTTGGCTATTCCGCCTGGTCATTGGTGGATGGATTTGAGTGGAATTATGGCTTCACTATTAGGCGAGGCCTTTTCTACATTGACTTCAGCCAACCAAACCGAACCAGGAGACCCAAGACCACTGCTCAGTACTATAGGCGTGTTGTCGCTGACAGTGGTTTCCCCAGAGATGAAACCTCCAGAGAGATTAAAGGCCGTTTCCCCTGCAATTTTCACTGGGGTATGGCTGACTCAACTTTACAG GTCCACTTCTACCCTTTCTCACCACAGTTTACTGACCCCCATTTGTACAGCTGGAACCTGACAGGAGACGGGTCATTGCGTCCAGTCCCAGGGGTGATGTTCCACACCAGCCGGGCCCAGTGCACTGACTACTTGGCTATTCGCGGTCATCTTCGCCTGTTTGCATCCACTGGGGCTTCTCACTACCGCTTCGCCCTAAACTGGTCTCTGATTTTACCCCAGGGAGACCTCTCTAATGTGAACACTGAAGCTCTGAg GTACTACCGCTGTGTCCTGACTGAGCTCAAGAAGCTGGACCTGCAGGCTGTCGTCATCCTCTACTACCCCACACACAGAGCTCCAAATCTGGGCATGCCTAAGCCACTGCATGCTTCTGGTGGTTGGCTCAACTACAGCACAGTGGAGGCCTTTCAGGAATATGCAGCACTGTGCTACCAGCAGCTGGGCCCCTGGGTTCCATACTGGATCACCATCAATGAGCCAAACAGACTGGTAGATGTTTATTCCAGTGGGGAAGAGACGCATCACGCAGCTCATAACCTTCTTCTGGCTCACGCAAAAGCCTGGAGGCTGTATGAGAGGGAACACTCTAGTCAACAGAGAGCGCTGGTATCACTCGCATTACATGCCGACTGGGCCGAACCTGCAAACCCCTTCCTGGACTCACATACGGCAGCAGCACAGAGATTCCTTTTGTTTGAACTTGGTCGCTTCTTAGACCCATTGCTGGGGACTAGATATGAAGAGAAACATAACAAGGGGGACTACCCGCAAGAAATGAAGGCTTACCTGAAGGAGAGAGCTCGAGTAACGGGCCTCCCTGGATCCCCTCTTCCCAGCTTTACTGAGACTGAGAAGGAGGAGCTCAGAGGGACATTGAGTTTTATTGCACTGAACCATTTCACCACCCGTTTGGTCTCTCCATATCCCCACATGCAGGCTTATTTTCGGCAGAAACAACCACCTGATCATGGCTGTCTGATCCTTTCTGATCCCACCTGGCCCTTCTCCAGTCTGAGGCAGGCTCTTGTACCCTGGGGCCTGCGGAAGACCCTAAACTGGGTGAGCCAGAGATATGGAGAGGCTCTGCCTATCATCATCACAGCCATTGGGGTTGATGACCAGGCTCCTGTTGAGGACAAACTCAGGCAACACTTTCTCAGGAGTTACCTGCAGGAGGCCTTGAAAG CTCGCCAATTGGATGGAGTCAACCTGCAGGGCTTCTACATGTGGAAGCTACAAGATCGACATGTACCCCAGTTTGGCCTCTTCACCTCAACCCACCACAAATCCAAAGCCAAAGCCTCCATTGGCGTCTACAGAGAAATCATCACTTGTGGTGGTTTCCCCGAGGATAACACCATGCAGACCTGCAGGCTTAGTGTGCTGCACGAACCTTGCTCTGTATGTGCATGGATGTTCAAAAACATAGCGATGCTGGTTTTTGGAAGTTGTCTCCTAATAACAGCTGCTATGTTTGCAGCACTTGTCATCTTTGTCACCGTCACCAAGAGAAACCAAAAAAGAGGCAGGGGGAGGGGGATGAACAGAATGAGCAGGAGACGAGGAAGGGAAGGAGTCCCTGGATGCTCATGTCCACCTGTTAAATACTGA